Proteins from one Ramlibacter sp. PS4R-6 genomic window:
- the petA gene encoding ubiquinol-cytochrome c reductase iron-sulfur subunit, with product MSDTPMDASKRTWLIASSCVGAVGAAFTAVPFVSSFEPSERAKAAGAPVEVDISALQPGEKMTVEWRGKPVWIVKRTQEQVATLAKHDGELADPQSKRSPDDLTPVYARNEGRSIKPDLLVVVGICSHLGCSPTDRFKAGAQPSLPDDWPGGFLCPCHGSTFDMAGRVFKNKPAPDNLEVPPHTYLSETRLLIGEDKKA from the coding sequence ATGAGTGACACCCCCATGGACGCCAGCAAGCGGACCTGGCTGATCGCGTCCAGCTGCGTCGGTGCCGTCGGCGCGGCCTTCACGGCCGTCCCGTTCGTGAGCAGCTTCGAGCCGTCGGAGCGCGCGAAAGCCGCCGGCGCTCCCGTGGAAGTGGACATCTCGGCGCTGCAGCCGGGCGAGAAGATGACCGTGGAATGGCGCGGCAAGCCCGTGTGGATCGTCAAGCGCACCCAGGAGCAGGTCGCCACGCTGGCCAAGCACGACGGCGAGCTGGCCGACCCCCAGTCCAAGCGCAGCCCCGATGACCTGACCCCGGTGTACGCCCGCAACGAGGGCCGCTCGATCAAGCCCGACCTGCTGGTGGTGGTGGGCATCTGCTCGCACCTGGGCTGCTCGCCCACCGACCGCTTCAAGGCCGGCGCGCAGCCCTCGCTGCCGGACGACTGGCCCGGCGGGTTCCTGTGCCCCTGCCACGGCTCGACCTTCGACATGGCCGGCCGCGTGTTCAAGAACAAGCCCGCCCCGGACAACCTCGAAGTGCCGCCGCACACCTACCTGTCCGAAACCCGCCTGCTGATCGGCGAAGACAAGAAGGCGTAA